The Magnetococcus marinus MC-1 genome contains the following window.
TGCGTGGCTTCTCCGATGAATGGCCACAGCAGCGTGAGGCTTTGGGCTTCCCCCAACCCAAAGGATAGAAAAACAACTGGCTACAAAGGGCGTTATTGTACACCCGTTTTCTCTTCATTGACCCTGCCTTACCCTCTACTGCACCATAGCTCTCTCATAAAAAACACTCCAAAAAAAGGAGGAAGCTATGCAGACCAACCCAGCCATGATGGCCAACGCCCTGGACGCCATTGACCAGCAATCACCTTTCTACCCTCCCCAAACAAAGCCCAAAGAGCCCTGGCCCGGCTAATGATTCTTTAACAGACTCTGTTATTTAGCGTCCCTCACCTACAATCCAAAACTGACCCACGACGTATATTATGGACCCTCTCCGCTCAAACCGCTAAGATTTAGTAACACGCATCTGCATGTAGCTGCTAATGGCGGGGATAGCTGTGAAATCAACTAATCAGTCAGATAAAACGATCAAAGGGCTACCCAAAAATCCCAGGCAGTCTGCATACATTTATATTATCCAGCTTCTGTTTATTTTCTTGCTTTTTTCTTTCTTCAGCTTTTCGGGCCTGGAGTTAATGTCAGGCTTACGAGGTTGGGTGAAGGCTGAAGGCACGTGGTCTAAGAATCAAAAATCTGCTGTCATTCAACTGATCAGTTATTCTGCTACAGGAGACGCTCTGGATTACGAGAAGTTTCAACAAGCACTAATTCCAATTATGTATATGAGAAAAGCGAGAAATGCGTTACAGGAAAGTCCACCAAACTTTGAAATTGCTTCCCATAACCTTAAAGCTTCAGGAGTTCACTCGAATGATATTCGCACTATGAGCTTGATTATTGTTCACCTTAGCTGGCTAGAACAGATAAAAGAAGCAATCCGTATTTGGGAGCTAGGTGATAAAGAGATTTTCAAGCTGCAGGATTTAGCAGAAAAAATTCAATACACTCACAATATAAACGGAAAAAACACTGTTTCACCAAACATATTAAAACAAATAAAACTGATAGATAATAACGCAACCAAGCTTGAAAACAATTTCTCACTTGTTCTTGGTGAATTAGGTCGACTTGCAAAAAGCCTATTAAATACACTATTTGCTACGAGCTTCATCTTTTCTTCTCTAATAAGCATTTCTTTATTTAAAATAGTTTATTCAAAATTTAGCAAAGCAGCCATTGCCCAAGAAAAGTTAAACAGAGAAATACTGATCGAAAAAGAATCTCAGATAATAGCAGCAGAAATTTTAAACAAAGAAAAAAGTCTGTTCATTGCAAATATAAGCCATGAGATTCGTACTCCCTTGAATGCGATAATTGGACTAGGTGAACTTCTTCAAGAAGAGATAACAGATTTTGAACATAAACGACAATTAAACATACTGACAAGCGCTGGAGATAATCTTCTATTATTAATAAATGATATTCTTCACCTATCTAAAATTGAATCAGGCAGCATGTTAATTGAAGAAAATATATTTTCATTACAAAATTTGTTAAACAATACAGTGGGAATGTTCGAGCAGGGAGCTTCTAAAAAGGGCTTATATCTAAAAGTCGAGGTGAAAAACGCCTTGCCATCATTTGTGAAAGGCGACATTCACAGGCTTAGACAGGTTTTATTCAATTTGCTAGGCAATGCGGTTAAGTTTACTTCCTGTGGTGGAGTGACTTTAACGGTATCGGCGCTTGAAAATGATCGGCTAAGCTTTTCTGTAAGTGATACAGGTATTGGCATACCATCATCTTTGCAAGAAAAGATCTTTCTTCCATTTCAACAAGCAGACTCTTCTATCACTAGAAAATTCGGCGGCACAGGTTTAGGACTAGCTATCACTCAGAGCTTGATCGTTCAAATGCAAGGAAATCTTTCTGTTGAAAGCCATGAAGGAACCGGTAGCACCTTTACTTTTGATTTGCCATTACCGGAAACAGATCCTCCGCAGAATCACTTATTAAATAGTTCCTCAGATAATTCAATAGCTAGCCCTGCAGTAGATAGACGGCAATGGGAACGACAAAAAATCTGTGCTGATTCGACAGCAAACAAGCCAGCTAAACGAATTCTTCTCGTAGATGATTCTGAGGATAATCGATCATTGATTCAAGCATACTTACGCAGATATCCCCATGCACTAACAACGGCAGAAAACGGTAAAGAAGCCCTAACACTGGTCAAAGAAAAACATTTTGATATCATTTTTATGGATATTCAAATGCCGGTTATGGATGGACTATCTGCCACAAGGGCTATTAGAGCCTGGGAGTTAACTCAACAATCGAATAGAAATGTTCCGATAATTGCTCTGACGGCACATGTTATGCTCGAGGATGAAAAAAAATCTATTGATGCTGGCTGTAATTTTCATCTTACCAAACCAATCAAAAAAGCGCGCTTAATCGACATCATTGATAACCATGCGCTCTGATTTTATCTGGCATGCTATACAATAAAGCTTTTGTATCCATCACACAATTTTTTCTATTAGGTCTTACTCCCTCCAGCAAGCCGGTTTCGAAAAGCTGAAGAGTGGAGAACATGTAACCTATTGATTCTCTGAGGTCCTCAGATCTGAAGATCGACCTGTCAAAGTCCTCGGCTTTTGGAGAATATGGCGGAGAAGAGAGAATATCGGGTCAGAGAGAGGAGAAACAGAGAATCAGGGCCAAGCGCTAACCATTGGAAACGTTAATGAATTTCAGGCAACAAAAAACCCCGACTCGTTTCCGAATCAGGGTTATTGGTTGACCAAACGCCACCCTTTAGCAAACCTTCTCCGCCTATTTTTTAGGCATTTTTGTTTCGCAAGAGGGTCACACTCGCTACCCAAGAACTCTGTAAGCGCTCTATAAAGCACGTTATTCAGGAAGTTGACAGATCGGCCTTATCCACATTCCAAGGAAGTAGGCGGTCAAAATCATCGACCCGCTCGGCGTAGGGGAGTTTTGTGAAGAGATGCTGGAAGTAAGCGAACGGCTCCAGGCCGTTGGCTTTGGCGGTTTCGATGAGGCTGTAGAGGTTGGCGGAGGCCTTAACGCCCTTAACAGATGTGCTGAAAAGCCACCCTTTCCGACCGATAACAAAGGGGCGGATGGCGTTTTCACAGGCATTGTTATCGATTTCTAAGCGGCCGTCATCCAGATAGCGGATAAGCTTACGCCACTCTGTAAACAGATAGGCCATGGCTTTTCCCAAAGCACTTTTAGGTGGTGTCAGGGGTAGATTCTTTTCCAACCAGACTCTCAACTCAGCCATGACAGGTTTGGCTTTAGCTTGACGCACTTTGAATCGCGTTTCGGCATCGGCTTCATCCTTGCGCAGCTCTTTTTCTATGGCGTAGAGCTGCTGTACCATGGTCAGCGCTTCATCCGCCCGAGTGGCTTTGCGGTTTTTGTTGGTGCCCAGCGCCTTGATGGCTTCATCAAACTTGCGTCGTGCATGGCTCATACAACCCAGATGGATAATATCTGGCTGGGCTGCAACATCCAGATAGCCCGCATAGGCATCGGTCTGTAGATAGCCTTTATAGTCAGCCAACAGATCTTTAGGGACCTTGCTGCTGCGAGTGGGGTCATAATGAAACAAGATGATCGGTTTATCTGGAGGACCGCCTCTCTGTACCCACATATAGGATTTGCTTTGGGCGATTTTTTGGGGTTCTTTGAGCACCTGAACCGGTGTCTCATCCATCTGAATGATGGGATAGGCTAAAAGCTGATCCCGCATCAAGTTAATGAGCGGCTGAATCTCACGTCCAGCGAGAATCATCCAATGAGCCAGAGTGTTACGTGGAAGATCAATACCAGCGCGGGTTAAAATCGAACCTTGACGGTAGAGAGGCAGGCCATCGGCATACTTACTGACCACCACATGCGCCAGCATTGCGGCTGTGCCCAGCAGTTTAGGGATTGGACGGCGAGGGGCTGGGGCGGTTTTTACGCCAGACTTGCAGTGGGGACAGCCATATTTGATCTGGATGTTACGGATGACTTGTACCTTGGCCGGCACGATATCCAGCTGCTCGCTGACCTCTCGACCAATCTCTACCAGCTCGGAACCATCCACACCACAGCGCCGCTCCGACTCTGGCAGTTCATGAATCACCTCGACGCGGTTTAACCAGTCAGGGAAAGGCTTGCGCCCACGTTTCTTACGCGAATGCCCAGATGCGGCACCCCCTTTATCCGTGGCAGATTCCTCGACATCATCCGCCGCAGTCGCACCAATGAGTTCAGCTTCGTCAAACAGCCCCAGCTGATTAGGATCATATTTCTCACTGGAGCGTCCGAAGCGTTTGGATATGAGGATGTGCAACTGCTCACGCAGCAGCTTCATCTCTTCTTGAAGAGATTGTACCAGCGCCTTCAATTCGGCAGGGTCATCGGGCAGTGTTTGAGGCTTTATTTTCATGCTGTTATTATACTGAAAATCAGCATGCAACACACTATATTATTGACGAAAATTGCACTTTTTTATGGGGCTGCATAAGGTTTAAATTGTAGCCATCCAGAAGCCAGTTCAACTGCTGGCCTGTAACCTTCTGCGCAGCATCTTTATCCCCTGAAGGCCAGTGGAATCGCTCAGCTTCCAGACGTTTTTGCCAGAGACAAAAACCATTGCGCTCCCAGTACAAAACCTTGATTTTATCCCGCCCGCGATTGGTAAAGACAAACAACCCACTCTCGAAAGGATTCAGAGCCAGCTCTGATTCAACGAGAACAGCCAGCCCATTGATCCCCTTGCGAAAGTCTACAGGTTTCAGGCAAATATGAACCTCTGTCAGATCTGCTGCTGGGCGCATCATGACAACGCTGCCGTCATGCGCAAAATGGACATCAAAGCGACTCCTTCACCGCCTGGCCACTCAATCACCACCCCATTATTGAGTCGAATCTGACAGGCTGAAGTGGTTTCCGCTAAGCGCTCAATCTTGAAACTTTGAAAAAGGGGCTCTGCTCTAACATCCTCCGATTGCAATGCTTCGCCCATGGCCAGCAGACGTTTGCGCCATTCGTAAAACGTCGATGCCGCTAATCCATGCTGACCAGCATACACACGCACGCTCATCCCTGACAAACGCTGCGCTTCAAGGTGATTATGCCAAAATTTGATATGCTCTTGCCTGAGATGTTTTTGAGATGTCTTGCTCATGATTGCCTCCCTGAATTGTGGTTTCAGGGAGTATCCGGCAATGTGTGGTTCGTGGGAACCCTGGGCTCTATTGACCGCTTACAGAACTCTAGCAAAAATAAGTCACATCGCATTGATATTTATCAACAAAACAGCAAAAAAGCTTCCAATTCGACCTCGAAAAGTTTGCTTCAAAGGTCCGCTCGCCCGATCACATAAATTCACGAACCCTGACCCTACTTGAATACGGCTTCCAGCGTCTCCGCATCAAAAATTTGCTCACCCCAGGTCTCCAGTTCATCAATTGTAGCATTCGCTACTTTTAACTCCGCCCAACCAGGTACTTCTCCAAATCGGCGATGAAGCTGTCTCAGAAGAAGTGAAGATTCACCTTCTTGACGGCCCTCTTGACGGCCCTCTTGACGGCCCTCTTGACGGCCCTCTTGACGACCCTTAGACATCATCTCACGCGCAAACTGCGATGCATAGTGCTCCGCTTCTCCTGGAAAAGCCTCTTCCGCATATGCCTGTACATCTGCCATTGTCATTCCCCTGTACGTTTGAATCAGATATCTCAACACCAGCTTGGCAAACTCGGGATCCCCTTGGGCACCCTTCCCTATC
Protein-coding sequences here:
- a CDS encoding ATP-binding protein, whose translation is MAGIAVKSTNQSDKTIKGLPKNPRQSAYIYIIQLLFIFLLFSFFSFSGLELMSGLRGWVKAEGTWSKNQKSAVIQLISYSATGDALDYEKFQQALIPIMYMRKARNALQESPPNFEIASHNLKASGVHSNDIRTMSLIIVHLSWLEQIKEAIRIWELGDKEIFKLQDLAEKIQYTHNINGKNTVSPNILKQIKLIDNNATKLENNFSLVLGELGRLAKSLLNTLFATSFIFSSLISISLFKIVYSKFSKAAIAQEKLNREILIEKESQIIAAEILNKEKSLFIANISHEIRTPLNAIIGLGELLQEEITDFEHKRQLNILTSAGDNLLLLINDILHLSKIESGSMLIEENIFSLQNLLNNTVGMFEQGASKKGLYLKVEVKNALPSFVKGDIHRLRQVLFNLLGNAVKFTSCGGVTLTVSALENDRLSFSVSDTGIGIPSSLQEKIFLPFQQADSSITRKFGGTGLGLAITQSLIVQMQGNLSVESHEGTGSTFTFDLPLPETDPPQNHLLNSSSDNSIASPAVDRRQWERQKICADSTANKPAKRILLVDDSEDNRSLIQAYLRRYPHALTTAENGKEALTLVKEKHFDIIFMDIQMPVMDGLSATRAIRAWELTQQSNRNVPIIALTAHVMLEDEKKSIDAGCNFHLTKPIKKARLIDIIDNHAL
- the tnpC gene encoding IS66 family transposase, producing the protein MKIKPQTLPDDPAELKALVQSLQEEMKLLREQLHILISKRFGRSSEKYDPNQLGLFDEAELIGATAADDVEESATDKGGAASGHSRKKRGRKPFPDWLNRVEVIHELPESERRCGVDGSELVEIGREVSEQLDIVPAKVQVIRNIQIKYGCPHCKSGVKTAPAPRRPIPKLLGTAAMLAHVVVSKYADGLPLYRQGSILTRAGIDLPRNTLAHWMILAGREIQPLINLMRDQLLAYPIIQMDETPVQVLKEPQKIAQSKSYMWVQRGGPPDKPIILFHYDPTRSSKVPKDLLADYKGYLQTDAYAGYLDVAAQPDIIHLGCMSHARRKFDEAIKALGTNKNRKATRADEALTMVQQLYAIEKELRKDEADAETRFKVRQAKAKPVMAELRVWLEKNLPLTPPKSALGKAMAYLFTEWRKLIRYLDDGRLEIDNNACENAIRPFVIGRKGWLFSTSVKGVKASANLYSLIETAKANGLEPFAYFQHLFTKLPYAERVDDFDRLLPWNVDKADLSTS
- the tnpB gene encoding IS66 family insertion sequence element accessory protein TnpB (TnpB, as the term is used for proteins encoded by IS66 family insertion elements, is considered an accessory protein, since TnpC, encoded by a neighboring gene, is a DDE family transposase.) — translated: MMRPAADLTEVHICLKPVDFRKGINGLAVLVESELALNPFESGLFVFTNRGRDKIKVLYWERNGFCLWQKRLEAERFHWPSGDKDAAQKVTGQQLNWLLDGYNLNLMQPHKKVQFSSII
- the tnpA gene encoding IS66 family insertion sequence element accessory protein TnpA, translated to MSKTSQKHLRQEHIKFWHNHLEAQRLSGMSVRVYAGQHGLAASTFYEWRKRLLAMGEALQSEDVRAEPLFQSFKIERLAETTSACQIRLNNGVVIEWPGGEGVALMSILRMTAALS